In Ostrinia nubilalis chromosome 12, ilOstNubi1.1, whole genome shotgun sequence, one DNA window encodes the following:
- the LOC135077040 gene encoding RNA-binding protein squid isoform X1, with translation MANNDNFAQDVTDNQLNGNMENGGGDGQQDNGDGPGRDDDRKLFVGGLSWETTDKELRDHFSAYGEIESINVKTDPNTGRSRGFAFIVFKAPDSIDKVMAAEEHTINNKKVDPKKAKARHGKIFVGGLSSEISDDEIKNFFSNFGTIIEVEMPFDKTKNQRKGFCFITFESEQVVNELLKTPKQTIGGKEVDVKRATPKPDGPGGMGGRGGRGGRGGRGGRGGRGGYGGQGAWGGQGYGGYGYGQGGYGGGYDGYGYGGYGYDGYGGYGGYDYSGYPNYDYGGYGGYEGGYGARAAPRGKAGYQGGKQRGGGGGRANQRHQPY, from the exons ATGGCTAATAACGATAACTTTGCACAAGACGTTACGGATAACCAGCTAAACGGAAATATGGAGAACGGTGGTGGCGACGGTCAACAAGACAATGGCGATGGCCCAGGCCGCGATGACGAcag AAAACTCTTTGTGGGAGGCTTGAGCTGGGAAACCACAGACA AGGAGTTACGTGACCACTTCAGTGCATATGGCGAGATCGAGAGCATCAATGTGAAGACTGACCCTAACACAGGCAGATCCAGAGGGTTTGCATTCATCGTATTTAAGGCGCCAGACTCCATTGACAAAGTGATGGCAGCCGAAGAACACACAATAAACAACAAGAAAGTTGATCCCAAAAAAGCAAAAGCAAGACATGGTAAAATATTTGTTGGAGGACTCAGCAGTGAAATTTCAGATGATGAAATCAAGAACTTCTTCAGTAACTTTGGCACC aTAATCGAAGTCGAAATGCCGTTTGACAAAACAAAGAACCAAAGAAAAGGATTCTGTTTCATCACATTTGAATCTGAGCAGGTCGTCAATGAGTTACTCAAGACACCTAAGCAGACCATCGGTGGAAAGGAG GTCGATGTGAAGAGAGCGACGCCGAAGCCCGACGGCCCCGGAGGCatgggcgggcgcggcgggcgcggagGGCGCGgggggcgcggcgggcgcgggggcCGCGGCGGCTACGGCGGCCAGGGCGCGTGGGGCGGCCAGGGCTACGGCGGCTACGGCTACGGCCAGGGCGGCTACGGCGGCGGCTACGACGGCTACGGATACGGGGGCTATGGCTACGACGGCTACGGGGGCTACGGCGGTTACGATTACTCCGGCTACCCCAATTACG ACTACGGCGGGTACGGAGGGTACGAGGGCGGGtacggcgcgcgcgcggctccTCGCGGCAAAG CTGGATACCAAGGAGGCAAGCAGCGCGGTGGCGGCGGAGGCCGCGCCAACCAGAGGCACCAGCCCTACTAA
- the LOC135077040 gene encoding RNA-binding protein squid isoform X2 yields the protein MANNDNFAQDVTDNQLNGNMENGGGDGQQDNGDGPGRDDDRKLFVGGLSWETTDKELRDHFSAYGEIESINVKTDPNTGRSRGFAFIVFKAPDSIDKVMAAEEHTINNKKVDPKKAKARHGKIFVGGLSSEISDDEIKNFFSNFGTIIEVEMPFDKTKNQRKGFCFITFESEQVVNELLKTPKQTIGGKEVDVKRATPKPDGPGGMGGRGGRGGRGGRGGRGGRGGYGGQGAWGGQGYGGYGYGQGGYGGGYDGYGYGGYGYDGYGGYGGYDYSGYPNYAGYQGGKQRGGGGGRANQRHQPY from the exons ATGGCTAATAACGATAACTTTGCACAAGACGTTACGGATAACCAGCTAAACGGAAATATGGAGAACGGTGGTGGCGACGGTCAACAAGACAATGGCGATGGCCCAGGCCGCGATGACGAcag AAAACTCTTTGTGGGAGGCTTGAGCTGGGAAACCACAGACA AGGAGTTACGTGACCACTTCAGTGCATATGGCGAGATCGAGAGCATCAATGTGAAGACTGACCCTAACACAGGCAGATCCAGAGGGTTTGCATTCATCGTATTTAAGGCGCCAGACTCCATTGACAAAGTGATGGCAGCCGAAGAACACACAATAAACAACAAGAAAGTTGATCCCAAAAAAGCAAAAGCAAGACATGGTAAAATATTTGTTGGAGGACTCAGCAGTGAAATTTCAGATGATGAAATCAAGAACTTCTTCAGTAACTTTGGCACC aTAATCGAAGTCGAAATGCCGTTTGACAAAACAAAGAACCAAAGAAAAGGATTCTGTTTCATCACATTTGAATCTGAGCAGGTCGTCAATGAGTTACTCAAGACACCTAAGCAGACCATCGGTGGAAAGGAG GTCGATGTGAAGAGAGCGACGCCGAAGCCCGACGGCCCCGGAGGCatgggcgggcgcggcgggcgcggagGGCGCGgggggcgcggcgggcgcgggggcCGCGGCGGCTACGGCGGCCAGGGCGCGTGGGGCGGCCAGGGCTACGGCGGCTACGGCTACGGCCAGGGCGGCTACGGCGGCGGCTACGACGGCTACGGATACGGGGGCTATGGCTACGACGGCTACGGGGGCTACGGCGGTTACGATTACTCCGGCTACCCCAATTACG CTGGATACCAAGGAGGCAAGCAGCGCGGTGGCGGCGGAGGCCGCGCCAACCAGAGGCACCAGCCCTACTAA